In Rana temporaria chromosome 3, aRanTem1.1, whole genome shotgun sequence, a single window of DNA contains:
- the LOC120933466 gene encoding mucin-12-like — translation MCLVFTELCMETIPEGFKEFYSPYFSTDEALTCISDCEDSSEKYKSCNKGTCQIRKQTGRACLCPDTEIYLYMYSDCKGPILKSGVYGGVGAAIAVLSLALITVTYLLFRRGKDKKLLEPFAIDQEDNWSEENDSEWHVDRGITNLPANVHETNGDSSNNISSREKFKPTLDKIDTTIEIKIQRPEVARL, via the exons ATGTGCCTTGTCTTCACAGAGCTCTGTATGGAAACAATTCCCGAGGGTTTCAAAGAATTTTATAGCCCGTACTTCTCCACCGATGAAGCACTGACTTGCATATCTGACTGTGAGGATTCCTCTGAGAAGTACAAAAGCTGTAACAAAGGCACTTGTCAAATCCGGAAACAAACTGGCCGTGCATGCCT CTGTCCTGATACAGAGATCTACCTCTATATGTACTCTGACTGTAAAGGGCCCATACTGAAGTCTGGTGTGTACGGAGGAGTCGGAGCTGCCATCGCTGTCTTGTCCCTTGCCTTAATCACTGTGACTTACCTATTGTTCAGACGTGGTAAAGACAAAAAACTACT AGAACCTTTTGCTATCGATCAAGAAGATAACTGGTCTGAAGAAAATGACAGCGAGTGGCATGTAGATCGTGGGATCACCAACTTGCCTGCAAATGTGCATGAAACAAATGGAG atTCATCCAACAACATCTCTTCAAGGGAGAAGTTTAAACCAACCCTGGATAAAATAGACACAACAATTGAG ATCAAGATACAGAGACCAGAGGTTGCCAGGTTGTGA